A section of the Primulina eburnea isolate SZY01 chromosome 1, ASM2296580v1, whole genome shotgun sequence genome encodes:
- the LOC140823335 gene encoding uncharacterized protein, with product MGGSMVQLNKHHKTRFASKSSRNVHKVSSKAEVLDCKLFYLSLLSTNNLTFYFFLFLSDKINKSKPELNVVKGAKAARLQRNKMIREQKRAAVLKEKRAFSGQTSPPVVVLFGISTSVNLNSLEEDILALLSRERNVANFPAFASSDYKLSMMDIILVPML from the exons ATGGGAGGCTCTATGGTTCAATTGAACAAACACCATAAAACCCGATTTGCTTCCAAGTCTTCTCGCAATGTTCACAAAGTTTCTTCAAAAGCTGAAGTTCTTGATTGCAAATTGTTTTATCTATCTCTTCTAAGTACAAATAACCTCACTTTCTACTTTTTTTTGTTTCTGTCagataaaatcaataaatcaaaacctGAACTTAATGTTGTCAAAGGAGCGAAAGCTGCTCGACTTCAGCGCAACAAGATG ATAAGGGAACAGAAGAGGGCCGCAGTATTGAAAGAGAAGAGGGCATTTTCAGGACAAACGAGTCCTCCTGTTGTT GTGCTATTTGGCATTTCGACCTCAGTGAACTTGAACTCACTTGAAGAAGATATCCTAGCTCTGTTGTCTCGAGAGAGAAATGTAGCAAATTTCCCTGCTTTTGCATCTTCTGATTACAAGCTGTCAATGATGGATATCATCTTAGTTCCAAT GTTGTGA
- the LOC140814049 gene encoding uncharacterized protein has protein sequence MGDMMHVEEEEAASRLSFSNLPLRDNNSPRSLQHSPVSKDQLFEFFTSQTLPVFSNQGVVFCGKIIHEEKEEELSLNEFQKRDYFANLRSHSFRRSSITARKENGDDISCRRYSGSSRFSTPPGYRVQSVNISALTSMSAKSRRRMFMFGPVKFKPEMDLSEIKQRLRRERAAPGKEVVSGGGKGGGVGGSGRRLWSVVQSNLRLRWQLTRVFTKSFSCLRVGGGERGIVVGN, from the coding sequence ATGGGAGACATGATGCatgttgaagaagaagaagcagCTAGTAGGCTCTCCTTCAGCAATCTTCCGCTCCGAGATAACAACTCGCCCCGATCCCTTCAACACAGCCCGGTAAGTAAGGATCAGCTTTTCGAGTTTTTCACATCCCAAACCCTGCCCGTTTTCTCCAACCAAGGGGTCGTTTTCTGCGGAAAAATCATCCACGAGGAAAAAGAAGAAGAGCTGAGCCTGAACGAGTTTCAGAAGAGAGACTACTTCGCCAACCTGAGATCTCACTCTTTCCGTAGATCATCCATAACTGCTCGGAAAGAAAACGGAGATGATATATCATGTCGACGTTACTCGGGCTCGTCTCGGTTCTCTACTCCGCCCGGTTATCGTGTGCAGAGTGTGAACATCTCCGCACTGACTTCCATGTCGGCGAAATCGAGGAGAAGAATGTTCATGTTCGGTCCGGTGAAGTTCAAGCCCGAGATGGATCTCAGCGAGATCAAGCAGAGGTTGAGGAGGGAACGGGCGGCGCCGGGGAAGGAAGTGGTGAGCGGCGGTGGGAAAGGTGGTGGTGTCGGCGGCAGTGGCCGGAGACTGTGGAGCGTGGTACAATCAAATTTAAGGTTGAGATGGCAGCTGACGAGGGTTTTTACAAAGTCATTCAGTTGCCTTCGGGTGGGCGGCGGCGAAAGGGGGATTGTCGTGGGCAATTGA
- the LOC140823352 gene encoding anthranilate synthase beta subunit 2, chloroplastic-like — translation MASLTTTPSAYLKQSLSLTGTRQISSPKTKCYSSNFTTTHHALSYSSAGIAKGTSQITSVSLEDSSSHKRTVNPIIVIDNYDSFTYNLCQYMGELGCVFEVYRNDELTIDELKGKNPRGVLISPGPGTPQDSGISLQTVLELGPTVPLFGVCMGLQCMGEAFGGKIVRSPYGVVHGKSSLVYYNEGGEDGLFAGLPNPFTAGRYHSLVIEKESFPSDVLEITAWTEDGLVMAARHKVHRHIQGVQFHPESIITAEGKTIVQNFIKLMERKEAESKKPES, via the exons ATGGCCAGCCTCACCACCACCCCTTCTGCTTATCTCAAGCAATCCCTTTCTCTTACTGGAACACGACAAATTTCATCTCCCAAAACCAAATGCTACAGCTCCAACTTCACCACCACACACCACGCGTTGTCGTATTCTTCTGCAGGAATAGCCAAAGGAACTTCCCAAATTACATCTGTGTCCCTTGAGGATTCATCTTCCCACAAAAGAACTGTCAATCCAATAATAGTTATCGATAATTACGATAGCTTCACTTATAATCTCTGCCAA TATATGGGTGAGCTGGGATGTGTATTTGAGGTTTATAGAAATGACGAGCTCACCATTGATGAGCTAAAAGG GAAAAATCCCAGAGGTGTATTAATATCACCTGGACCTG GTACACCTCAAGATTCGGGCATATCGCTACAGACTGTGTTGGAGCTTGGTCCTACGGTGCCACTATTTGGTGTCTGTATGGGACTACAGTGCATGGGGGAAGCGTTCGGAG GTAAAATTGTTCGATCTCCTTATGGTGTTGTGCATGGAAAAAGTTCTCTTGTGTACTACAATGAAGGTGGGGAAGATGGCTTGTTTGCTGGCTTACCGAA CCCTTTTACTGCTGGTAGATATCATAGCCTGGTGATTGAGAAGGAAAGCTTTCCTAGTGATGTCCTTGAGATAACTGCATGGACAGAAGATGGATTGGTAATGGCTGCTCGTCACAAAGTACATAGGCACATACAG GGAGTTCAATTCCACCCAGAAAGTATAATCACAGCCGAAGGTAAAACCATAGTGCAAAATTTTATCAAATTGATGGAGAGAAAGGAGGCTGAATCTAAGAAACCAGAATCTTGA